A window of the Fragaria vesca subsp. vesca unplaced genomic scaffold, FraVesHawaii_1.0 scf0513126, whole genome shotgun sequence genome harbors these coding sequences:
- the LOC101292366 gene encoding uncharacterized protein LOC101292366 — MRTNLPIASWGYAILHAALLIRFRPTAKQPFSAYQLVTGYEPDISHLRIFGCSVYVPITPPLRSKMGHQRRLGIYVGYESPTIIRYLEPLTGDLFTARFVDCHFDETLFPSLGGDRNKRVHVERHELSWFVPTLSHYDPRTSQSEREVKRILELQKVADTMPDSFSEITKVTRSDIPAANVPARLEVPKKGTAIPGLGTAAVGGAAHGGGMEAVALQRKRWRPPGSVDMRSRKKQTDKARVNSLIIDVENPSHEIISDYSYVHELILESMGDASGSMSTSENIEISMCYDNTYELMNRSSTHVDDIFAYSAAHEIIEHNDIEPRSVAECQNRADWPKWKVAIQAELDSLTKRQVFGPVVLTPPSVKPVGHKWVFVRKHNEKNEVLRYKARLVAQGFSQRPGINYEETYSPVMDVITFRYLVSLVVSEKLDMQLMDVVTAYLYGDLDSEIYMKVPDGITLPKSSDSKPRSAYAIRLQRSLYGLKQSGRMWYTRLSDYLIREGYKNDELCPCVFIKKTTSGFVIVAVYVDDMNIIGTLDEIKETAAYLKSEFEMKDLGKTRFCLGLELGHRRLKIKRSKIMLRYDMRPESSTFEVCFKRIGLGTRSLLRMKET, encoded by the coding sequence atgcgcaccaaCCTTCCAATTGCGTcatggggctatgcaatattgcatgcaGCCTTACTTATTCGTTTCAGACCCACTGCCAAACAACCATTCAGTGCGTACCAGTTGGTCACTGGATATGAGCCTGACATTTCGCATCTACGCATTTTCGGTTGTTCAGTTTATGTGCCAATTACGCCTCCACTGCGATCTAAAATGGGTCATCAGAGACGATTGGGTATCTACGTTGGTTATGAATCTCCAACGATTATCAGATATCTCGAGCCATTAACAGGTGATCTCTTTACCGCAAGGTTTgtggattgtcactttgatgagacactCTTCCcatcgttagggggagataggAACAAACGTGTTCATGTGGAACGAcatgaattgtcgtggtttgtccccactctGTCTCATTATGATCCCCGCACCTCACAATCTGAACGTGAAGTGAAACGTATTCTCGAACTTCAGAAAGTAGCAGATACGATGCCTGACTCTTTCTCCGAGATTACGAAAGTGACTAGATCAGATATACCAGCTGCAAATGTTCCTGCTAGGCTCGAAGTCCCTAAAAAGGGCACGGCCATCCCCGGGCTCGGTACTGCCGCCGTCGGCGGCGCCGCCCATGGTGGAGGGATGGAGGCCGTGGCTCTCCAAAGGAAAAGGTGGAGGCCACCTGGTTCGGTTGACATGCGTTCGAGAAAGAAACAGACCGACAAGGCACGAGTCAATTCTTTGATCATCGATGTTGAGAATCCTTCTCACGAGATCATCTCTGATTACAGTTATGTCCACGAGTTGATATTAGAATCCATGGGGGACGCCTCAGGGTCAATGTCAACATCAGAGAACATAGAGATCTCCATGTGTTATGATAACACTTATGAATTGATGAACCGGTCATCAACCCATGTCGATGATATATTTGCTTATTCCGCGGCTCATGAAATCATTGAGCACAATGACATCGAACCACGCTCTGTTGCAGAATGCCAAAACAGAGCAGATTGGCCTAAATGGAAAGTTGCAATCCAGGCAGAATTAGACTCtctaacaaagagacaggtCTTCGGCCCAGTAGTGCTAACTCCGCCGAGTGTAAAGCCTGTTGGACATAAATGGGTCTTTGTTAGAAAGcataatgagaagaatgaggtaCTTCGGTATAAGGCCCGCCTTGTGGCGCAAGGTTTCTCACAACGCCCCGGGATTAATTATGAGGAGACTTACTCTCCAGTCATGGACGTCATAACTTTCCGCTACttagtcagtttggtagtgtcCGAAAAACTTGACATGCAGCTCATGGATGTGGTTACGgcatatctctatggggatctagattcagagatatatatgaaagtgccTGATGGCATTACGTTACCTAAATCAAGTGACTCTAAACCACGGAGTGCGTATGCTATAAGGTTGCAACGCTCACTTTACGGATTAAAGCAATCCGGGCGAATGTGGTATACTCGTCTAAGTGACTACTTGATTAGGGAGGGATATAAGAACGATGAACTATGCCCGTGCGTGTTCATAAAGAAGACAACTTCCGGATTTGTAATAGTGGCCGTTtatgtcgatgacatgaacattatcggtactcttgatgaaatcaaagagACCGCGGCTTATCTGAAAtccgagtttgagatgaaagatcttgggaagactcgTTTTTGCCTAGGTCTTGAACTAGGGCACCGA